In one Choloepus didactylus isolate mChoDid1 chromosome 1, mChoDid1.pri, whole genome shotgun sequence genomic region, the following are encoded:
- the PDHB gene encoding pyruvate dehydrogenase E1 component subunit beta, mitochondrial — MAAVNGLVRRPLQQVSGLLRRRFHRTVPAALQVTVRDAINQGLDEELERDEKVFLLGEEVAQYDGAYKVSRGLWKKYGDKRIIDTPISEMGFAGIAVGAAMAGLRPICEFMTFNFSMQAIDQVINSAAKTYYMSGGLQNVPIVFRGPNGASAGVAAQHSQCFAAWYGHCPGLKVVSPWNAEDAKGLTKSAIRDNNPVVVLENELMYGVPFEFPDEAQSKDFLVPIGKAKIERQGTHVTVVSHSRPVGHCLEAATVLSKEGVECEVINLRTIRPMDIEAIEASVIKTNHLVTVEGGWPQFGVGAEICARIMEGPAFNFLDAPAVRVTGADVPMPYAKILEDNSVPQVKDIIFAIKKTLNI; from the exons ATGGCGGCGGTGAATGGGCTAGTGCGGAGGCCCCTTCAGCAG GTGTCCGGGCTGCTCAGGAGGCGCTTCCATCGGACGGTGCCGGCGGCGCTGCAG GTGACAGTTCGTGATGCTATAAATCAAGGACTGGATGAGGAGCTGGAAAGAGATGAGAAGGTATTTCTGCTTGGGGAGGAAGTTGCCCAGTATGATGGAGCATACAAG GTTAGTCGAGGACTGTGGAAGAAATACGGAGACAAGAGGATCATAGACACCCCCATATCAGAG ATGGGCTTTGCTGGAATTGCTGTCGGTGCAGCTATG GCTGGGTTGCGGCCCATTTGTGAATTTATGACCTTCAATTTCTCCATGCAAGCCATTGATCAGGTTATAAATTCAGCTGCCAAGACTTACTACATGTCAGGGGGACTTCAGAATGTGCCCATAGTCTTCAGGGGACCCAATGGTGCCTCAGCAGGCGTGGCTGCCCAGCACTCACAGTGCTTCGCTGCCTGGTACGGACACTGCCCAGGCTTAAAGGTGGTCAGCCCCTGGAATGCAGAGGATGCAAAAGGACTTACTAAATCAGCCATTCGGGATAACAATCCAG tGGTGGTGCTAGAGAATGAATTGATGTATGGAGTTCCTTTTGAATTTCCTGATGAAGCTCAGTCAAAAGATTTTCTGGTTCCTATTGGAAAAGCCAAAATAGAAAGGCAAG GGACGCATGTAACTGTGGTTTCCCATTCAAGACCTGTTGGTCACTGCTTAGAAGCCGCAACAGTGCTATCTAAAGAAGGAGTGGAATGTGAG GTGATAAACCTGCGAACCATCAGACCAATGGATATTGAAGCCATAGAAGCCAGTGTCATAAAGACAAATCATCTTGTAACTGTGGAAGGAGGCTGGCCACAGTTTGGAGTAGGAGCTGAAATTTGTGCCAGGATCATGGAAG GCCCTGCGTTCAACTTCCTGGATGCTCCTGCAGTTCGTGTCACTGGTGCTGACGTCCCTATGCCTTATGCAAAGATTCTAGAAGACAACTCTGTACCTCAGGTCAAAGACATCATAtttgctataaagaaaacattaaatatcTAG